The following proteins are co-located in the Silene latifolia isolate original U9 population chromosome 1, ASM4854445v1, whole genome shotgun sequence genome:
- the LOC141607287 gene encoding uncharacterized protein LOC141607287 yields the protein MTDEPKPAVEDHDLDLSLGLSSTRSLNSNNKVNNFQLCLNQKVLLNPDFRIVSNHEEDKTMVGKQKQELKRKVGNVCDNQNDVVGEEEEGVSERRRKVINIGSKSSFCWGGNAGGFQVYQGQNGNLVGVNEGNAGNRSSGSSESSSGFSESYHTSSNAGGNNSDTSSNSSHHLRRLPSVNLHTASPSVKQTVSSQEDTHLNSLKHNQCSRKITSTNSKDKEPSPTPQSRSTSPKAPKFVPGKPPKPSRQMSQQSVLLPQMPCVSATGNGPDGKTISGFLYKYSKTEVSIVCVCHGASFTPSGFVEHAGGVDIEHPLKHIRVVPFAVT from the exons atgACGGACGAACCAAAACCCGCCGTTGAAGACCATGATTTAGACCTCAGCCTCGGATTATCCTCTACACGTTCTCTTAATAGCAATAATAAGGTGAATAATTTTCAATTGTGTTTAAACCAAAAAGTTTTGTTAAATCCCGACTTTCGGATCGTATCAAACCATGAGGAGGACAAAACCATGGTGGGTAAGCAGAAGCAGGAGTTGAAGCGTAAAGTTGGTAATGTTTGTGATAACCAAAACGACGTCGTTGGAGAAGAAGAGGAAGGGGTTTCGGAACGACGTCGTAAAGTTATTAATATTGGTTCGAAATCGTCGTTTTGTTGGGGTGGTAATGCGGGTGGTTTTCAGGTGTATCAGGGTCAGAATGGTAATTTAGTTGGGGTGAATGAGGGTAATGCTGGAAATAGGTCTTCCGGTTCTAGCGAAAGTTCTTCTGGTTTTTCTGAGAGTTACCATACAAGTTCTAATGCAG GTGGAAATAACAGTGATACTAGCAGTAACTCAAGCCATCACTTACGACGTTTACCCTCCGTAAACTTACATACAGCCAGTCCCTCAGTGAAACAAACTGTTTCTTCACAAGAAGACACCCATCTTAACTCTTTGAAACATAACCAATGTTCTCGAAAGATAACTTCAACAAACAGTAAGGACAAGGAACCTAGCCCAACTCCTCAAAGCCGAAGCACAAGCCCAAAGGCACCCAAATTTGTACCGGGAAAGCCACCGAAGCCCAGTAGACAGATGAGCCAGCAAAGTGTATTGCTTCCTCAAATGCCATGTGTTTCAGCGACAGGAAACGGGCCTGACGGAAAGACTATCTCCGGGTTTTTGTACAAATACTCAAAGACGGAAGTGAGCATCGTTTGTGTTTGCCATGGTGCGTCTTTCACACCATCTGGTTTCGTTGAGCATGCAGGAGGAGTTGATATAGAGCACCCTCTTAAGCATATTAGGGTGGTTCCTTTTG